In the genome of Centropristis striata isolate RG_2023a ecotype Rhode Island chromosome 6, C.striata_1.0, whole genome shotgun sequence, the window acatataataatgttaataagcatcttgtaaggacttacaagggccttattgcttgttaattaatggttattacaaggaccttaatataaagcattactgtatattttaatatatacaaCCTTTCTACCTTGTTATAAATGAGGTTTTGTTGGTGACCATGTTAAAAAAGATGTTGCCTCTATCAAGAGTGCACACTGTTTAGCATCCTAGCTGTCTAGTTTATCATGACAACGGCCAAACAGATAAGGTGGTTGAAGAAGCAGAACAGGAAGTAAAGGCAAAATGCAAACACCAACGTCATCGCATCACTTCTTTGCGAGCAGGAAACGTCAGTGTCTTTGATATCCAGGGATCACGAAGGGGAAAGTTTCATTGTGATTCTGTTGACAAGAGATAGAAAGCCAGGGGAACGCAGGAAATGAGCTGAAGGGGGCTTTGATTGCACCCAATAGCATCATGTGTCTTTATTAACACGCCTTGACCAGGTGGTTGTGAATAGGCCGGGCCTTGGAATCAAAGGAGAGGGAACGTGACGCTGCACACACATTCTTCACCCCTTCATTATCTCTCCTGCTCGCCCAGCAACAAGTACTACAACAGCATCAGGGACAATTTACACACTCAAGAAGGCTTCAGCCTTAACGAGACCAtacacatttgtcatttttataatcCGGGATGAGTCAGTCAATCTTTTAGCATGACATAACAGTactttcaaaaaaatgtaatctccTCAAGAAAGCTCTCTGCTTATGTTTAATGACAGGCTGTCATGAGAGGGCAGTTCAATTCCTTTCACTGCCTTGTGATCCCACTTGATCACAGGTTTAAGCTCTTTTTGTttcggttttttttttgttaatttacataACTTATGGAAGCCTATTTCCaccagtaaaaaagaaaaacataaaaagaagacATATGGCGCgaataattataatgaaaatgtttctcGAAATATAGACTTAATTTcacaaaattatgagaaaaatacaaagTAATTAGTAATTTAAGCTACTTATAATTTAGAGAAAATGTATCTTTACAATGTATAAGAGGATCTTTCtttgaaaaattacaataaGGAGAAAACAGCCTTATGATAAAAAAGATCCTGTAAATCATTGAGAAATGTTCTTGAAATAATTACTTAGTatcaaaaaataatgacaaactcTCAAAGTCGTTATCTTGAGGTACAAAGTCATTTCGAGAGAAGTAATTTGTTACATTAATTAAATCTATTAAaattactcattatttttattactaaaTTCTTCTTTTGCAATACTAAGTCATTACTTTTTAGATACTAAGACATTGTTCTCATTATAATGTGTTAcataataaagaagaaaaaactataaaatgaaaacataggctgatgatgaaaaaaaaagatcccgTAAgtcatatattacatatatatttatattgataaactttctcaaaataatgacttggtaTCACAAAGCAATGTCAAGAGAAAATAGTTTAATAAgtaaaaggtttttttgtgaTACTAAgccattgtcatttttttcttttgctaaagaaaaaaatagaagaaaattaAGCCTTATGATGGAATAACAAAAGATCATGGGTCATAATGACaatttatcaaaataatgacttagtatcaaAAAGAGGAGATACTAAATCTTTAATTGAGGTCAGTAAATCataattttttcaataatttgcattgcttttgagatactaagtcttTATTTTgggaaagtttctcattatgaCTTTCAGGATATTTTTGTCATCACATTGGCGGAAATGGACTCGGACTTGAAAAACCTTTCTTAcactgtcatgtcatgtttgtcatgtgacaaatagaAGTAGTAGTACTATTTTTGTCAGGTTACATAAAAACTTGTACaagatgtaaaatcaaaaatagaACACATTTCACTGTAAGACAAAATGTCAGGTCATTTAAGAGAATGGTGCGCTGTGTGGGCCGAggtaaacagaaaaacaagtaACTGACATCCAGCATCAGCGTCAGAGAGGCCTGACATGCCTCAGCGCCTGCCATTTTTATAAGGCACCAACCATACGAGGAACAGCCTGTTGTGCTGTGTGCATGAAGTCAGATCATATCAAGCTGCTGTGAAGACCGGCAGGCTGACAATGAAGTTTGGCAGGGCAGCAGGAAACGTCTGGGCTTCACCCTGATCTTTTTGACATGACACAACCAGGAGTGAGGCCTGAAGACGGAGCAACCAGCAAAGTCAAGTCACTGGCCACAAGCAATCTCAAAAGGCCAAGCACGATTACATCTACATCATTCCAACAATTTACAGCACAAACAGGACGTGACTCGCAGATCAAGGCACCTATGTGCATCACAAGTCTACTCGAGGTTCAGATCGTGTCCAGAGATGGCAAGATTAAAAAGACAGGGGTTTTTTTCCCATAGGGTGATCTCTCGTAAGCTCTGACCATTTCGGGATTTCCGTTAGAAAGCGTGTTCTACATATCAATCCAAGCTTTAATTAAAAAGCTGCTATATTCACATTCGCCTTCGTTAGCTTGCTGGAAATGCGCAGGTTGTCCTTCTCTTCTCCATGAGTGGGCGAAATGGTGCATTTGGAAACCAAATGAGATCATTGTTGCCATGCTCGAGCCTTTCATctaattttattgttgttaccGAGTGACTGTCACCCTCTGGTAAACACTTGATGCTGTCATCAGCATTAGTACCATTACTCATATGCTTGGAAAGGTGACTCGATACACAGGCAAAGCAGTTTGATattgaaatgtacattttcaccattaaaaaacagcaacaaatattattgttgtgGATGCATTTAATGTTTAACCCTGAGGTGTCCTGAGGGACATTTTTGaccttttaatttgtttttttgaatcAATTGGCAGTTAAAATGTGTATGGCGTAAATGATGGTGAGGGTGTgagggtttttctttttcttcaaattttgaAAGCTCAACCTCAGCTccataaaaagtcaaaaataaggcaaaatacagaaaagtAGACAACTTAGGATAAACAACTGGAACCTCTCTCACCTCTttatgtgctgttttttttaactataggAAATGTTTCCATCTGCTTTTtactgttcctttttttttttttgaaaatgcccaaatttttgttgtcaaatgtttttattgtcaggGAGACTTCTCTGCTGATTCATGAAGATTCAGTAAAGgcttttaaacacaaacaaggaaaatccttttttttaaaaaagctaatTTTATTGACTctgtttttaatacaaaaataccATTCACAgaacaataaaacagaaacagaaacacaactgATAAGTGTGgctcaaaatatgaaaaaatgacagtctttgtgtcactgtgtgcTACTCGTGATCGTGTGACATCCTCCTTTGGTCTTTCCAACGGAAATCCAAATAGCATGACTCGAAGCAGGATCTTTGGAGAGGAAATAGAAGCCGCTATAAAAAGCTGTGTTGAGAGTCTGGATGAGTGCTGAACACTGATCTGCTGGGCGCCTCAGACAGGAAACTGTTTCCTCACCATGTCTGCCATTTGGGGATCAGCCTCTGACAGCACGGACTGCAGGTGCTGAAACTGCACGAGAGAAGGAAGGGCGGGGTGGAAacataatgtttattttccACTGGAGCTGCTGGTGTACAGCTGCACTCCATCACACATCTCGAACTGACAAGCACTAAAATAAATCCGAAGCCCTTTTGTTAACGGCGCCACAGGCAGCAGTTTGCACTGAATTAGGTCATCAGAGAAACTTCACAGTGGATTTAACTTGAATATATCGATTTATCATagggtctatatatatatatgtgtgtgtgtgtgtgtgtgtgtgtgtgtgtatatatatatatctgtatatatgtttgtatgtgtatatatatatgtatatgtagaaAAATAAGAAGCTGTCATCAACAAATCTGATATTTGTACCTAAAATAAAGACTTTGATTAATCGTTCAACATACCATTACCTATTAATTGAGTGATTGATTCAAAAGATCAGATCGGTGCATCCCTACTTGAATACAAAATATATCTAGTTAAACTTGAACCGTCATGAAAAAGCACTTACTGAAGTCTTGAAGTTCGGCATTAAACTGCCCGCAGCTGTTAGAGCAGTCTTCTCTGTAAGGTAACCTCCCTTCAACAAATCTGCCATAGTGTCCTACGGAGaacaaaaagcacaatacattttttttgcatttaacaaTCAATGCAGCAATCTGGTCCACCAGGAGAGCGTTTCATTGTCTTTGGCGTCATTACCTTGGGAATCTGAATGCAGATGTCGGCTAGAAACTCAACTGTGATGTCTGCGAGAGTCTGGAGCTGTTCATCTTTTGTGTCTCCTTCGCTGGTACTGACATGTTTGCCCTCACTGTGGTACTGAAGTACCCTTAAAATGGTGCCAATAAGGGGAAGACCTGGAGGGAAAAGACAAGGTATTATATATAAGGTATTagcacaaaacaaatcaaataattaataaaaacctGGGCAGAAGTAGGGGATGTCCTTATTACAGACTCTGagcttttgaccattttttaaaatttagattttatttgtgCCAGCCCTAATCCTGTTAAATCACCTTAAAAATCCTAATATAGCATACATTTACACCTACACAATGCACTGAAAAAGGCAGATCTCACGGCTGATGCCATTCTGTTGCAAAACTTACTTGTGTCACTTCTGCTGTGCCACTGATCCTGGCATCTATAAAGAGCCTGCAGCACAGCGAACGCCTGAACCAAAATGCTCTTCTGCTCCTGTAGAACAACTGGAAGATCTGTTGGCTGGCAGAGGTCTTCACACACAACGTCGCACACAAAGTCCCACACTGCTTTGCCGGGTCCATCAGGAGCAGCTACAAGACACAATTACACAGTGTTTTATCTTCTAATAGATTTTACTGAATTAATAACTATGTTTAACacagttattattgttttttttattattaaactgtTTTGATGGCAAAAGTCTTACCAAAAGTCTGAATGCCCTCATCTATGGTGGTGAGGAGCTGTAGCGCATGAAGGTAAACCTCTAAGCCATTCGGACTCTCGGATCTGTGAAAGCGGTTAAATACTGACAACTACATCATCAACACCAACATCAAGTACCATGTACTTAGTGTGAACTGCGCCGAATTAGACCAACAGTAAATAATCGTATGTTTTATTGACACTAGTCAATATAAACAAATACACCAGCGCATTGCATCTGCAGCTAAATAAAGAGATACAAATATGAAAAGGGCATTGTAACAAAAGAAATTAAAGTTagttcatttcttattcaaCTAAATATGCCTTATAAGAAAAACATTACTACTCCTGTTTGAAGTCAATCTAATTGTTCAAACTCTATGAATTCTACAACATTCTCCAAAATTTAAATTTCCATATTCTCACCTGAGCTGCTTTGCTGCCTCAAGAAAACATGAGGGGACATCCAGGCGGCTTTCAGCACCATCCTCCTCGTCCTCCCCACTTGGTTGAGCTGTGATCCAACTCTTCATCAGCTCCTCATCAAGGTCAAACAGTTTGTCAACCAGCTCTCCAACCTTCTCAAGCAGGTCagctgtaaaacaaacaaaaaatgacttataatAACCATTTCGGAAGGCAAACACAAGGTTACAAGTTGTTAAAAATACCTTGTGGAGTTTATGTGTAAATTTTCATACATAACAAAAAAGGCATTAAGTGTATCGTTGATGTCTAACTTTgtcaaatcatttatttttaaaaccagTTTAATAGTATTAGTATTTTAAATCCAGCATTTTAGTTCTAGAGTTACTAGAGGTCAGAAACTCCGCAGGGAACCTTGACGATAAACAGCTTACAGGGACTTTGACTTAATGTAGGTCAACTTGGTATGTCAAActgattttttccccacaccAGTAACACGTCATCGTCATCGGCTTGTTAAaaaggaagagtaaaagcacaTTACTGTTGGTCGAACTGCACATGATGAAGAGGAGATTGGCGCGTACAGACGTCTTCTCTCGTATTCTCTGAAGCCACAGCGAGCAGACGTCTTTCTGAGAGACACAGGTCAGCAGCAATCTGCAAACATGATCAGAGAAGATTAATACTTCACTCAGTCTTGTCTCAAATGTCTGCAAGAAACGTAAATGTCACCTGCTGGTTTCCAGGAGGGTCGGAGGATCTGTATCTCCAAGAAGAAGCAACAGCACAGCACTGTGGGCAAACAGGGAGTTGCATTAATTAGAACGAATCACAACAGTGTGCAAAATCTATTACTAATCACACATGATGACTTTTACTCACCCTAAGTCTTCATTTTCACTGAGAGTCAGACAAGTGTCAGGAAAACAAGCAATATTCCCAAGGATTCCCACACAGATTTCCTAAAGAGGCAAAAGAAAAATCTATGACTTGCCATGGGAGTTCTCAAAGACCAGAAATacagctttaaaaaatgtaaatatattaaatagcaTAATGACGCACTCACTGTGAGACGTGGACAACGAGATTTGGCGATTACCCCAAGAAGGATATCTGTAGCTTTGAATTCCTGCAGAAAACCAGCCACATCCTGTacacagtaaaaataaacagtcaTATGTTAATAGTACATGAAATTACGTGATTCACATCTAACGGCAACATAGACTCGCTCTCCAGTTTATTACGTACACCGAGTtaaaaactgcttaaaatgcaataaatccTAAACACTTTCATAAAGGCCAAATGCTCTAGGTGTTGATTCAGCTTCACGGCCATTTTGAGGATGTCATTTGTGGTAAATTATTAATGTTGTATTATACTTAAAGATGTTTCAAATATTTTGTCCACCCCATTTATATCAGTGAGCATAGGttaaataacagaaacaccTATCATTATGATACAGTACAGCACCAAAAAACACCGCTCTAAAAAATTTCagcaaaaaaattaacattatgACTTCAGGAAGGTATTTAGGATTTCTTGAAACTGGCGGCTGAGTGTATGGTTTAATTCAATGGAAATGATATGTGAACggcagacacaaaaataacatcaCAAATTTAATAATCTGTGTTTGAATGTGAATTCACAGAATGCAGTGCTACTTGTGTTGCCTAGATAATgtttaatttccatttttctgATATAGGTTTTGAAAAGGATTGACTAAACATATTCAAAGAATTTCCAtctgcttttattattattattattctttatttttattttcattttactaCACTGCTGCAATCAAAATTTTCAtccatttctctttttattggGGTATAATTATGTTTATGAATACCACCTAACACAACACAATAGAGAAATGAAAGCAGAACAAATAAAACCCTTACCAGTTAGAGAATGTAAAGCTTATATGGGACACAGACAAAATATTCTACCTTATCCATTGCCATGTCCCAGACTCTACACAGAtcttcctcatcatcatcagggAGCTGCATCTGACCTTCAGAGTCCACCTCTGAATGCTCTGTAACCATCTGCAGGAAATGACCATTAAGAAATGTTAGATATAGGGGACAGTGTGCAGCAGAGAGTGACAGCAAAGTGGCACAGTCAACATTTTACATCTTCATTCTCCATTTTCATGCCTCAGATTTGACATTAGCAATAACAGCCAACTGACATGGATGAGTCGAGTCAGGGTGCTGAAAAGCCAGTGCTTGCTGTAAACGGTGTCTCCAATGGCGTCCAaatctccttcctcctctccatcgGCCGGGTCTGGGGGCGGTGATGGGTTACGGTCCATTTCAGGAGTCTCTGCTCCAGTCGGAGATGAGGACCTGTCAGTGTCCACTTCCTCAGCACCATCAACGGAACcgtctggggaaaaaaatagtgGCAAATATAAAAGCTGGGTGATatgactaatatatatatatgtgtgtgtgtgtgtgtgtgtgtgtatggttttgtcatattgtattaGACCATCATTGAGAAGGACTGCTACAGACTTGCTACAGAATGCACAGGATTTGAGGATCAATGTCACATTTCCCCGGCCAGCAAAAACTGACATCCTATCTAGTCTACATAACCGTTTACACTCAGTTGACAGTTAATTTCGTACACATAGTAAAGCTAAAATTCAGCTCAAGTGAGCAGACGTTGTATTTTCCAGGTTTCAAGTGCGCCCGTATTACAGAATGTATGGTAAATGCAGGTAGTCCAGTGGAGCGAGCAAACATACGGTTTTCAAAATAAGTCGGTTATTCAAGGCAGTAAAAATAGACATGCCAATGTGATCCGAAGCTGAAGGCCACGTAGTCTAGAAGCTATTAAACCAAAATGCTAATATTTTCTTATGAAAAGACTTGATGCTTTCATACTAATTTTGAATGTAtcatttaaaagaaattcaGCCTCAAAGTTCCTTCATTTGAATTGAAAAGGCATTATGCTCTATATTTACACTACTGTAAAATTCCTTTGATCCATAATTTCTGAAAAACGTTGATACAGTTGTCCTCAGGACCATCCTGACTGTTTACTCACTCAGTATCAAGCATATTAACTGTATCAGTTTTGAGAAATTCAGCCTCAAAGTTCCTTCTTTTGAATTGAAAAAGGCATTATGATCTAtatttactctactgtaaaatccCTTGTACACTTGATCTCAGGACCGTCCTGACTATTCACACACTCAGTATCAAGCATATTTACTGTATCACTTTTGAGAAATTCAgccaaaaagtttgaaaaaaagggCATTATGCTCattaatgcctttttttctctctaaaaaGTGATACAGTAAATATGCTTGATAACGTGAGAGTGAACAGTTAGGATGGTCCTGAGATCGACTGAACAAACCTTTGTCAGAAATTATGGATCAAAGggattttacagtattttatggaCGGGCGCACTTGATAGATGAACGTCtgctcacttgaccgcagtgattgtcaaggttataatataAAGGTTTTATTGATTCAACCAGTCATTTTGGAGGCTGTAGTTTGAGGTGGTGTTGGATTATACAGCGTTATATCGAGATTCACTTATATTCTGTCCatcccattttattttaataagggTAAATGAAATAGTAGAAACACCCAAACAGTTTCGTGTTCCTGTATCCCATGATGTCGAGCTTCATAATGGCATTATGGCATAAACGTTGTTATGTATGAAGTTTGGTTTTCTATtaagctaaaataaatagtCGGTACTTTTAGCGTTAGTTTTGGCGTCCAGTTACTTTCAGCAGACTACATTATATAACTTCTGCATGAATTAAGTAACTAACTATACGCCGAATGCAAACTTTGTATAATTCCCATTAAACGTTCAAGTTAACAGTTTAGCTAGCAGACGTAAATTCCGCTTCTTACAGCGGATCTAGCTGTCattctgattaaaaaaagtacCTCTTTCATGTCAACTCACCCATAATGACCGGTCTCTACAATCGTAGCTATCTGgtaaatattaaatgtaatatcattgcatgtttttaacttgtctcAGCAATATTTCAGTTTCCAGGCGACGTTTCAATGTTTCAAACAGCCTCCATTTAGTACAACTAATAACATGCGCATGCGCGAACGGTCTTCTTCTTGTGGTAGACCAAGTCAAGTTAGAACGAATGCTGCCACCTGCAGGGTGCACAGGGAATGACAGGCTGTTTTAACAGgtgtatacagtctatgaggtGTACTTAAGAAGAGGATCCATTGAATACCGTACGAATACCAC includes:
- the saal1 gene encoding protein saal1: MDGSVDGAEEVDTDRSSSPTGAETPEMDRNPSPPPDPADGEEEGDLDAIGDTVYSKHWLFSTLTRLIHMVTEHSEVDSEGQMQLPDDDEEDLCRVWDMAMDKDVAGFLQEFKATDILLGVIAKSRCPRLTEICVGILGNIACFPDTCLTLSENEDLGAVLLLLLGDTDPPTLLETSRLLLTCVSQKDVCSLWLQRIREKTSVRANLLFIMCSSTNTDLLEKVGELVDKLFDLDEELMKSWITAQPSGEDEEDGAESRLDVPSCFLEAAKQLRSESPNGLEVYLHALQLLTTIDEGIQTFAAPDGPGKAVWDFVCDVVCEDLCQPTDLPVVLQEQKSILVQAFAVLQALYRCQDQWHSRSDTSLPLIGTILRVLQYHSEGKHVSTSEGDTKDEQLQTLADITVEFLADICIQIPKDTMADLLKGGYLTEKTALTAAGSLMPNFKTSFQHLQSVLSEADPQMADMVRKQFPV